The proteins below come from a single Halobacillus salinarum genomic window:
- a CDS encoding alpha-ketoacid dehydrogenase subunit beta, whose amino-acid sequence MAVISYIQAVTQALKEEMKRDEKVFVLGEDVGKRGGVFRATDGLYEEFGEDRVIDTPLAESAIAGVGIGAAMYGMRPVAEMQFADFIMPAVNQIISEAAKTRYRSNNDWHVPLTIRAPYGGGVHGALYHSQSVEAVFANQPGLKIVMPSTPYDVKGLLKASIRDNDPVLFFEHKRAYRLIKGEVPEEDYTLPIGKADVKREGSDITVITYGLCVHFALQAADKLAEEGIDVHILDLRTVYPLDQESIIEAAKKTGKVLLITEDNKEGSIISEVSAIISENCLFDLDAPVKRLAGPEVPSMPYAPTMEKFFMMNPDKVEKAMRDLAEF is encoded by the coding sequence ATGGCAGTAATTTCTTATATTCAAGCCGTTACCCAAGCTTTAAAAGAAGAAATGAAGCGGGATGAAAAAGTGTTCGTTTTAGGTGAGGACGTAGGGAAAAGAGGAGGGGTTTTCAGGGCTACAGACGGCCTTTATGAAGAATTTGGCGAAGACCGAGTAATCGATACTCCTCTTGCTGAATCCGCGATTGCGGGAGTCGGAATCGGAGCAGCTATGTATGGCATGAGACCGGTTGCTGAAATGCAATTCGCTGATTTTATCATGCCTGCTGTTAACCAAATCATTTCAGAAGCAGCTAAGACACGCTACCGCTCCAACAATGACTGGCATGTTCCGCTTACGATTCGTGCACCATATGGAGGCGGGGTCCATGGCGCTCTTTACCATTCACAATCAGTTGAAGCCGTATTTGCTAATCAGCCCGGCTTAAAAATTGTCATGCCTTCGACTCCCTATGACGTGAAAGGATTATTAAAAGCGTCTATTCGTGATAATGACCCGGTATTATTTTTCGAACATAAACGAGCGTACCGCTTAATTAAAGGGGAAGTTCCAGAAGAGGATTACACCCTTCCAATTGGAAAAGCAGATGTGAAGCGGGAAGGATCAGATATTACAGTTATTACTTATGGGTTATGTGTACACTTTGCTCTACAAGCAGCAGATAAGCTGGCTGAAGAGGGGATAGATGTTCATATATTAGATCTGCGAACCGTGTACCCTCTTGATCAGGAGAGTATTATTGAGGCAGCGAAGAAGACAGGAAAGGTTTTGTTGATTACGGAAGACAATAAGGAAGGCAGCATTATCTCTGAAGTCTCAGCGATTATCAGCGAAAATTGCCTGTTTGACCTTGACGCTCCTGTCAAAAGACTGGCTGGTCCGGAAGTTCCATCGATGCCTTATGCACCGACGATGGAGAAGTTCTTTATGATGAACCCGGACAAAGTAGAAAAGGCGATGCGAGATCTCGCTGAATTTTAA
- a CDS encoding dihydrolipoamide acetyltransferase family protein produces the protein MGLEKINMPQLGESVTEGTISSWLVKPGDTINKYDPIAEVMTDKVNAEVPSSFTGVIKELVADEGDTISVGDLMCYIEVEGAGSESADAKDETEKKETEAKQPSQAPQEKQQTTRKSTQNKKRYSPAVMTLAQEHDIDLNQVDGSGRGGRITRKDIEKLIESGSIPKSGEAQAEKQEAQAPSEEAPRQSEAKQPAARNVQAAAGDKEIPVTGVRKAIAANMVKSKTEIPHAWMMVEVDVTNLVNLRNAKKKQFKENEGYSLTYFSFFVKAVAQALKEYPQLNSTWAGDKIIQRKAINLNIAVANEDQLFVPVIRDADEKSIKGIAKDITELAMKARQGKLSSQDMEGGTFTVNNTGSFGSVQSMGVINHPQAAILQVESIVKKPVYQDGMFGARDMVNLCLSLDHRVLDGLVAGNFLARVKEILERMSEDNTSIY, from the coding sequence GTGGGACTAGAAAAGATCAATATGCCTCAGCTTGGCGAGAGTGTAACCGAAGGAACGATAAGTTCCTGGTTAGTTAAACCTGGTGATACGATCAATAAATATGACCCAATTGCTGAAGTCATGACCGATAAAGTAAACGCTGAAGTACCTTCTTCCTTTACCGGAGTCATTAAAGAATTAGTGGCTGATGAAGGTGATACGATTTCTGTCGGAGACCTGATGTGCTACATCGAGGTTGAGGGGGCAGGTTCAGAATCAGCTGATGCGAAAGACGAGACTGAAAAGAAAGAAACTGAAGCGAAGCAGCCCAGCCAGGCTCCTCAGGAAAAACAACAGACTACAAGAAAATCAACCCAGAATAAAAAACGGTATTCTCCAGCTGTCATGACGCTCGCTCAGGAACATGACATTGACTTGAACCAAGTAGACGGCTCAGGTAGAGGCGGAAGGATTACTCGCAAAGATATCGAGAAGCTTATAGAGAGCGGAAGTATTCCTAAGTCTGGAGAGGCACAGGCTGAAAAGCAGGAAGCACAAGCACCATCTGAGGAAGCTCCTCGTCAGTCTGAAGCTAAACAACCAGCTGCTCGGAATGTGCAGGCAGCGGCAGGTGATAAGGAAATCCCTGTAACAGGGGTAAGGAAAGCAATCGCTGCGAATATGGTGAAATCAAAAACGGAGATCCCTCATGCATGGATGATGGTAGAGGTTGACGTTACGAATCTCGTCAATCTAAGAAATGCCAAGAAAAAGCAATTTAAAGAAAATGAAGGCTACAGTTTGACGTATTTTTCGTTTTTCGTAAAAGCTGTCGCTCAGGCATTAAAAGAATACCCGCAGCTTAACAGCACGTGGGCGGGTGATAAAATCATTCAACGGAAAGCCATTAACTTAAACATTGCTGTTGCAAATGAGGATCAATTATTCGTACCGGTGATCCGTGATGCTGATGAGAAGAGTATCAAAGGCATAGCCAAAGATATTACGGAACTAGCCATGAAGGCACGGCAAGGTAAATTGAGTTCTCAGGATATGGAAGGCGGCACATTTACGGTTAATAATACTGGTTCGTTTGGATCCGTCCAGTCTATGGGTGTCATTAACCATCCACAGGCCGCTATTTTGCAAGTGGAATCAATCGTGAAAAAACCTGTCTACCAGGATGGGATGTTTGGTGCGCGTGATATGGTTAATCTCTGCCTATCTCTCGATCATAGAGTACTCGATGGCTTGGTAGCAGGGAACTTCCTCGCACGAGTGAAGGAAATCTTAGAAAGAATGTCAGAGGACAATACGTCGATCTACTAA
- a CDS encoding NAD(P)-dependent oxidoreductase, with the protein MRPLRRASMNVTFVGLGVMGGAMASNLAAGDVDLTVYNRTKEKAAPLINQGAHLNESLHEAVEDADLVFTMLTGPDAVQETALGDLGFVQSMKPGSLWVDCSTVHPAFTKLCYDSALKEDVRFMDAPVAGTKGPAEQGELVFLLGGEEKDVNEIAPYTSIMGKKAVHVGPVSHGTSLKMVVNLMLATNMAVFTEGMMLGEKLGLEKDFLLDTLPDMPVAAPFLKMKADKLRQDNYDEEFSLKNMHKDLHLASLSGFDHHAALKITNIVKEAFSEANVNGYGDLDFSAIYEYYRSLHNLEK; encoded by the coding sequence ATGAGACCTTTAAGGAGGGCCAGTATGAATGTAACGTTTGTTGGATTAGGTGTCATGGGAGGAGCGATGGCGTCAAACTTAGCGGCTGGTGATGTGGATTTGACCGTATACAACCGTACAAAAGAAAAAGCAGCCCCGCTAATTAATCAAGGAGCCCATCTCAATGAATCTCTCCATGAAGCTGTTGAAGATGCTGACCTTGTATTTACGATGCTTACAGGGCCTGACGCTGTACAAGAAACAGCGCTAGGGGACCTTGGTTTTGTTCAATCGATGAAACCCGGCTCCCTTTGGGTGGATTGCAGTACGGTTCATCCCGCATTTACAAAGCTCTGTTACGATTCTGCTCTAAAGGAGGATGTAAGATTTATGGATGCTCCCGTTGCAGGTACAAAAGGACCTGCAGAGCAGGGTGAGCTTGTCTTTTTATTAGGAGGTGAAGAAAAGGACGTAAACGAGATCGCTCCTTACACTTCAATTATGGGAAAGAAGGCTGTGCACGTAGGTCCTGTGAGCCATGGAACCTCTCTTAAAATGGTCGTAAACTTAATGCTTGCTACTAATATGGCCGTTTTCACAGAAGGTATGATGTTGGGAGAAAAGCTTGGTTTGGAAAAGGACTTTCTATTGGATACGCTGCCTGATATGCCTGTAGCCGCTCCATTTTTAAAAATGAAGGCTGATAAACTCAGGCAGGACAATTATGATGAGGAATTTTCTTTAAAAAATATGCATAAGGATCTCCATTTAGCCTCCTTATCGGGTTTTGATCACCATGCGGCTCTTAAAATAACGAATATCGTAAAGGAAGCCTTTAGTGAAGCAAATGTCAACGGATATGGCGATCTAGACTTTTCAGCTATCTACGAATACTACCGCAGTCTCCACAACCTGGAAAAATAA
- a CDS encoding aminoglycoside N(3)-acetyltransferase has protein sequence MKNLSKQQSPRTRQTILEDLRSLGVKKGTSLLVHSSLSSIGWVNGGAVAVNLALMDAVSNEGTIIMPSQSDDMSDPAEWTNPPVPEEWIEEIERTLPAYHPDYTPALRMGRIVEAFRTFPDVKRSAHPLLSFAGWGRNSRTVIKDHFFHTGLGKLSPLQKLYDLDAHVLFLGTSYESCTCFHLAEYRIPKQTVTTRGAPVLHHGRRVWVKTNDIEFRDDLFGKIGVEFEQKHEVAEGQVGSASAKLFSLKEAVDYAELWLKDYDDE, from the coding sequence ATGAAGAATCTTAGTAAACAGCAATCACCTAGAACGAGACAAACGATCCTTGAAGACTTAAGGTCCTTAGGGGTAAAAAAGGGGACATCCTTGCTTGTGCATTCATCTTTATCTTCTATTGGCTGGGTGAATGGTGGGGCGGTTGCAGTGAATTTAGCATTAATGGATGCCGTTTCTAATGAAGGAACCATCATCATGCCATCGCAATCAGACGATATGTCTGACCCCGCAGAGTGGACAAACCCGCCTGTTCCTGAGGAATGGATTGAGGAAATTGAAAGAACTCTTCCCGCCTACCATCCTGACTATACTCCTGCATTAAGAATGGGCAGGATTGTAGAAGCTTTTCGTACCTTTCCTGATGTAAAAAGAAGTGCTCACCCTCTTTTATCCTTTGCCGGTTGGGGCAGAAACAGTCGGACTGTAATAAAGGATCATTTTTTTCATACGGGACTTGGAAAACTTTCACCGTTACAAAAACTGTACGATCTTGACGCGCACGTGCTATTCCTTGGCACTTCTTATGAGAGCTGTACTTGTTTTCATTTAGCGGAATATCGTATTCCAAAGCAAACGGTAACTACGAGAGGTGCGCCTGTACTTCACCACGGGAGAAGAGTGTGGGTAAAAACGAATGATATTGAGTTCAGGGATGATTTATTCGGAAAAATCGGCGTGGAATTTGAGCAGAAGCATGAGGTGGCAGAAGGTCAGGTAGGTTCAGCTTCAGCCAAATTGTTCTCCTTGAAGGAAGCCGTGGATTATGCAGAGTTGTGGCTGAAGGACTATGATGACGAGTGA
- a CDS encoding zinc dependent phospholipase C family protein, with translation MGSRIMHLLIADKVADQLDVVTNNNLFLLGGIAPDALIPKTHSHFYKGEVNRFTREVDFIGFYERHQNEAPYEFILGYFTHLVADDLWLKGFYLPWLKNRMNHDPAMYDRYHRDFQLLNGKLLDYYKKAERFKRELHYENVNFQADFFHSEKLKDFLHEIFADIDDNSKSRSEPLDVLSLEQIIGYIESSSLKAILHIRELGLKVDL, from the coding sequence ATGGGTTCGCGAATTATGCATTTGTTAATAGCTGATAAAGTAGCAGATCAATTAGATGTTGTAACCAATAACAATCTTTTTCTACTTGGAGGAATCGCCCCGGATGCTTTGATCCCGAAGACCCATTCTCATTTTTATAAAGGAGAGGTAAATAGATTTACACGTGAGGTTGATTTTATCGGTTTTTATGAAAGGCACCAGAACGAAGCTCCATACGAGTTTATTCTTGGGTATTTTACCCATCTTGTAGCAGACGATCTTTGGCTGAAGGGCTTTTACCTTCCCTGGTTGAAAAATCGAATGAATCATGACCCTGCGATGTACGATCGCTACCATCGGGATTTTCAATTGTTAAATGGCAAATTACTGGATTATTATAAGAAAGCTGAACGGTTTAAGCGGGAATTACACTATGAAAACGTGAACTTTCAAGCAGATTTTTTTCATTCAGAAAAGTTAAAAGATTTTCTCCATGAAATATTTGCGGATATCGATGATAACTCGAAGAGTCGATCAGAACCGCTGGATGTTCTTTCGCTCGAACAGATCATTGGTTACATAGAGTCCAGTTCCCTGAAAGCAATTTTGCATATCAGAGAACTTGGGCTGAAAGTTGATTTATAA
- a CDS encoding alpha/beta hydrolase yields MEIRLIKSHEEKRKIDEWIVDEKEPDYSYRILVSQPKEPPPPSGYPVIYVLDGNAFFHLVEETNGLQSRRSDKTAVQAAIVIGIAYPGEKYFAPDRRFFDFTPPAVSNDLPPHPRGGEWPENGGADLFLNFIKNDLKPFLRNQYPICVSSQTLFGHSLGGLFTLYALFTNPGLFTNYIATSPSIWWNNQAVLSERHAFLEKLEKVNFKPRLFLSAGSEEKEYMVTDPKELAVDLQRAANSRLSVGFFEAEGENHLSVVPATISRSLRFTSGSDS; encoded by the coding sequence ATGGAAATACGGTTAATTAAAAGCCATGAAGAAAAAAGAAAGATCGATGAATGGATAGTAGACGAAAAGGAACCTGATTATTCTTATCGTATTTTAGTTTCACAGCCAAAAGAACCCCCTCCTCCCTCTGGTTATCCTGTCATTTATGTATTGGACGGAAACGCCTTTTTCCATTTAGTGGAAGAAACGAATGGTCTTCAATCAAGGAGGTCCGATAAAACCGCTGTTCAAGCTGCCATAGTGATAGGCATTGCCTATCCTGGAGAAAAGTATTTTGCTCCCGACAGAAGATTTTTTGATTTTACTCCTCCTGCAGTCTCTAACGACCTTCCCCCTCACCCTAGAGGAGGTGAATGGCCGGAAAATGGCGGTGCAGATTTGTTTCTCAATTTTATTAAAAATGATCTTAAGCCTTTTCTGCGAAATCAATATCCTATATGCGTTTCAAGTCAGACGCTGTTCGGCCATTCTCTGGGAGGATTATTTACCTTATATGCTCTTTTTACCAATCCGGGACTTTTCACAAATTATATTGCAACCAGCCCTTCAATTTGGTGGAATAATCAGGCGGTGCTTAGCGAAAGGCATGCATTTTTAGAAAAACTGGAAAAGGTAAATTTCAAGCCCCGGCTTTTTTTATCAGCGGGGTCAGAAGAAAAAGAATACATGGTAACGGATCCTAAGGAGTTAGCGGTTGATTTACAGAGAGCCGCCAACAGCCGGCTGTCCGTGGGTTTTTTTGAAGCAGAAGGGGAAAATCACTTATCCGTCGTCCCTGCTACGATCAGCCGTTCATTGCGATTTACTAGTGGAAGCGATTCTTAA
- a CDS encoding ABC transporter ATP-binding protein, with translation MDILKAVDIETRYDNHSVFTQLNLRIPEGKVTTLIGPNGCGKSTLLKTMGRILKHTYGQVYLQSKELHTLPTKQVAQMLSLLPQQPEAPGELTVEELVSYGRYPHRKNMNKLTRKDKEVIEWAMNITRIHTFRNRKLATLSGGQGQKVWLAMALAQETKILLLDEPTTYLDMAHQLEVLEIIKHLNEAHHCTVVMVLHDINQAARFSHEIVAMKNGEIITTGTPKEIIHSEVLEKVFHIHARTMIDPYNGAPVCFGYESALQENTSETDIEKESIK, from the coding sequence TTGGATATTCTAAAAGCCGTTGATATTGAAACCCGTTATGACAACCATTCGGTTTTTACGCAGCTCAATTTGAGAATTCCTGAAGGAAAAGTTACGACCTTGATCGGCCCAAACGGATGCGGAAAATCAACCTTGCTGAAAACGATGGGACGTATCTTAAAACATACGTACGGACAGGTATATTTACAAAGTAAAGAACTGCATACCCTCCCTACCAAGCAGGTTGCCCAAATGCTCTCTTTACTCCCTCAGCAACCTGAAGCTCCTGGGGAGTTAACTGTGGAGGAACTGGTAAGCTATGGAAGGTATCCGCACAGAAAAAACATGAACAAGCTCACCCGAAAAGATAAGGAAGTAATAGAGTGGGCGATGAATATTACGCGTATTCATACGTTTCGCAACCGCAAGCTCGCTACTCTATCAGGGGGACAAGGGCAGAAAGTGTGGCTCGCCATGGCCCTTGCACAGGAGACAAAAATTCTGCTTCTCGATGAACCCACCACCTACTTGGATATGGCACATCAGCTTGAAGTATTGGAAATCATTAAACACTTGAATGAAGCCCACCATTGTACGGTCGTAATGGTGCTGCATGACATCAACCAAGCGGCAAGATTTTCTCATGAGATTGTCGCCATGAAAAATGGCGAAATTATTACAACAGGCACTCCAAAGGAAATCATTCATTCAGAAGTCCTTGAAAAGGTGTTTCATATCCACGCAAGGACCATGATTGATCCTTATAATGGAGCACCAGTCTGTTTTGGTTATGAAAGTGCACTCCAAGAGAATACCAGCGAAACTGATATAGAAAAGGAGAGCATTAAGTAA
- a CDS encoding FecCD family ABC transporter permease, which yields MIISLMNGTFEISFNDVLRAFFRIQSTSDTDLVIYQFRLPRIVIASAVGLGLGIAGAVIQGITRNGLADPGILGINAGAGAAIVLFMFFFQSELNPDQWFSIMIQPLFGLAGGLAAAFIIYSFSYRHGSLDPQRLLLTGIAIGSGFGAFSLYISLKMKASDFEMATVWISGSIYNANWLYILSMVPWLVVLVPIIFRKAYMLDLFQLSETNLKSLGVAVEKEKAILLLTSIGLVSACVAVSGSIGFVGLMAPHIARRLVGTNHRHILPICGTIGMLLVLISDFIAKNVFAPVELPVGIVISIIGVPYFLYLLLKEKA from the coding sequence ATGATCATTAGCCTGATGAATGGAACTTTCGAAATCTCATTCAATGATGTCCTCCGGGCTTTTTTCCGTATCCAGTCGACATCAGATACAGATCTCGTCATTTATCAATTCCGTCTTCCACGTATCGTTATTGCGTCAGCAGTGGGTTTAGGTTTAGGAATCGCCGGGGCCGTCATTCAAGGAATTACAAGAAACGGACTTGCAGACCCGGGAATTTTGGGCATCAATGCTGGAGCCGGTGCAGCCATTGTTTTATTTATGTTCTTTTTCCAATCTGAATTAAATCCGGATCAGTGGTTTTCTATTATGATTCAGCCCCTCTTCGGTCTAGCAGGCGGCCTTGCAGCTGCATTCATCATCTATAGCTTTTCTTATAGGCATGGTTCTCTTGATCCCCAGCGGCTGCTATTAACAGGAATCGCTATTGGATCAGGCTTCGGTGCTTTTTCGCTCTATATTTCTCTAAAGATGAAGGCATCGGATTTTGAAATGGCTACTGTATGGATTTCAGGAAGTATTTATAATGCCAATTGGCTCTATATTCTCTCGATGGTGCCGTGGCTCGTTGTGCTCGTTCCCATTATTTTTCGAAAAGCTTACATGCTGGATTTATTCCAATTATCCGAGACAAACTTGAAAAGCCTTGGGGTGGCTGTAGAAAAAGAAAAAGCGATCTTGCTGTTAACGAGCATTGGCCTTGTCAGTGCCTGCGTCGCGGTTTCAGGAAGTATCGGCTTTGTTGGACTAATGGCGCCTCATATAGCAAGACGGCTGGTCGGGACAAATCACCGGCACATTCTCCCCATTTGCGGCACAATTGGTATGCTGCTTGTTCTGATTTCTGACTTTATTGCAAAAAACGTTTTTGCCCCAGTTGAACTTCCTGTAGGCATCGTCATTTCCATCATAGGGGTTCCCTATTTTTTATACTTATTACTTAAAGAAAAAGCATAG
- a CDS encoding FecCD family ABC transporter permease, which yields MAKKPLVPIFIIMTAPFLTGAVVLMSVLYGSEDLTIEVVRNTLFHYNSGNVNHAIIMTSRLPRVLAALIVGAFLAISGTLMQGMTRNYLASPSIMGVSDGSAFVITLCMVIVPNLSALQMIGFSMTGSALGAGLVFGFGSLLRNGLSPVRLAIIGTVIGTFLNSISAAIASYFQVSQNISFWYNARLHQIDLDTLRLAIPAGILGLLFALSISKSITILSLGDEVSTNLGQRTRLVKTMAMLAVVLLTGTSIALVGKIGFVGLIIPHISRYLVGIDYKWTIPCAGIIGGVFLALCDLISRFINYPFETPIGVVTSLIGVPFFLYLIRTKGGKQFV from the coding sequence ATGGCGAAAAAGCCTTTAGTACCCATTTTTATAATTATGACCGCACCCTTCCTTACAGGTGCGGTAGTGCTTATGTCGGTCCTTTATGGATCAGAGGATCTCACGATAGAAGTCGTTAGGAATACACTGTTCCACTATAACAGCGGCAATGTAAACCACGCGATCATCATGACATCAAGGCTGCCGAGAGTGTTAGCTGCTCTTATAGTCGGAGCATTTCTCGCCATATCAGGAACTCTCATGCAGGGGATGACAAGAAATTATCTTGCATCCCCTTCTATTATGGGAGTGTCCGATGGTTCTGCCTTTGTCATTACACTTTGTATGGTAATTGTTCCAAATCTTTCTGCCCTGCAGATGATTGGTTTCTCCATGACTGGTTCAGCTCTCGGCGCAGGCCTTGTATTTGGTTTTGGATCCCTGCTCCGTAATGGGTTATCACCTGTACGTCTGGCTATCATCGGGACGGTGATTGGAACATTCCTCAATAGTATTTCTGCTGCCATCGCTTCCTATTTTCAAGTCTCCCAAAACATCAGCTTTTGGTATAACGCAAGACTTCACCAAATTGATTTAGATACACTTAGACTTGCCATTCCTGCTGGAATCTTAGGACTTCTTTTTGCATTATCCATCTCTAAATCAATAACTATCCTATCTTTAGGAGACGAAGTTTCAACGAATTTAGGGCAGAGAACCAGGCTGGTAAAAACAATGGCTATGCTCGCTGTCGTGCTATTAACTGGAACTTCTATAGCTCTCGTTGGAAAAATTGGATTTGTCGGACTGATCATTCCTCATATCAGTCGGTATTTAGTGGGAATTGATTATAAATGGACGATCCCTTGCGCAGGAATAATCGGAGGAGTCTTTCTTGCTTTGTGTGACCTCATCAGCCGGTTTATTAATTACCCTTTTGAAACTCCTATCGGGGTAGTAACCTCATTAATTGGAGTTCCTTTCTTTCTCTATTTAATTAGAACGAAAGGAGGGAAACAATTTGTCTAA
- a CDS encoding ABC transporter substrate-binding protein: protein MKEKWKYLRWTGIIALLCLLLAACNESSNATSDESSDSDHNDESKIEEPQEQTITYLDKQYTIPKEVNNIATASLEAMEDAAVLGVQPVGTITVGGQIPEYLAEELKGAESIGEKKQPSYETLLKLKPDVIMGSSKFQPEVAEKLNEVAPMFPVSHISTNWEENLNLMAKLTGNKEKAEEIISQYKEDADHLTKELGNRLKDKQVVVARIRGGNIFLYSESVYFNPVLYKDLGLQVPETIKAVKAQEMISLEKFAEMNPDYLFVQFAESENADNPQALEELQKNPIWKSMKAVKEEHVFINKVDPMAQGGTAWSKTAFLKAVEENLVKQ, encoded by the coding sequence ATGAAAGAAAAATGGAAATATCTACGCTGGACAGGAATTATTGCTTTACTTTGTTTATTACTAGCAGCATGTAACGAGTCAAGTAATGCTACAAGTGATGAATCGAGTGACTCAGATCATAATGATGAATCCAAAATTGAAGAACCTCAGGAACAGACAATCACATATCTTGATAAACAATATACGATTCCTAAAGAAGTGAACAACATTGCCACTGCCAGCCTGGAAGCGATGGAAGATGCTGCCGTTCTCGGAGTTCAGCCTGTTGGAACAATAACCGTCGGCGGACAGATTCCGGAATACTTAGCAGAGGAACTGAAGGGTGCTGAATCTATAGGTGAAAAGAAACAGCCCAGCTATGAAACATTACTTAAGTTAAAGCCTGATGTGATTATGGGGAGTTCAAAATTCCAGCCTGAAGTTGCCGAAAAGCTAAACGAAGTGGCTCCTATGTTTCCGGTCTCCCATATTTCTACGAACTGGGAAGAAAACTTAAACCTCATGGCAAAGCTGACTGGAAATAAAGAAAAAGCAGAGGAAATCATAAGTCAATATAAAGAGGATGCAGATCATCTCACAAAAGAACTTGGCAATAGACTTAAAGACAAACAGGTAGTAGTAGCTCGAATCCGCGGGGGAAATATTTTCTTATATTCCGAAAGTGTATATTTCAATCCTGTCTTATATAAAGATTTAGGACTTCAAGTACCGGAAACTATCAAAGCTGTAAAAGCTCAGGAGATGATTTCCTTAGAAAAATTTGCCGAAATGAATCCTGATTATCTGTTTGTTCAATTTGCCGAAAGCGAAAATGCTGATAATCCGCAGGCATTGGAAGAGCTGCAAAAAAATCCGATCTGGAAAAGTATGAAGGCTGTTAAAGAAGAACACGTATTCATAAATAAAGTAGATCCAATGGCTCAAGGCGGAACTGCCTGGAGTAAAACCGCCTTTTTAAAAGCGGTGGAAGAGAATTTAGTTAAACAATGA
- a CDS encoding 2,3-dihydro-2,3-dihydroxybenzoate dehydrogenase has product MKDKEFEGKNVLITGAGGGIGKTIALKFAEQGAAVIGADINRENLDQLNQLFEKNNYKGKMTLLNVSDSQQVNTRIEEIEYSVGPLDVLVNVAGILKPGLIENFTDDEWNATFSVNTTGVFNVSRAVAKSMIDRRKGSIITVGSNASCTPRTSMAAYAASKAAAAMLTKCLGLELSQYNIRCNIVSPGSTDTDMLKQLWKDENGASDSINGVLEDYRVGIPLRKLAKPSEVAEAVMFLASERSWHITMQNLTVDGGATLGV; this is encoded by the coding sequence ATGAAAGATAAAGAATTTGAAGGGAAAAATGTACTGATTACAGGGGCTGGAGGAGGGATCGGCAAGACGATCGCTCTTAAATTTGCAGAACAAGGCGCAGCTGTAATTGGAGCGGATATTAATAGAGAGAATCTAGATCAATTAAATCAATTATTTGAAAAAAATAATTATAAAGGAAAAATGACTCTTTTAAATGTATCCGACAGCCAGCAAGTAAATACACGTATTGAAGAAATTGAATATAGTGTAGGACCTTTAGATGTACTCGTAAACGTTGCCGGCATCTTAAAACCAGGTCTCATTGAGAATTTTACTGATGACGAGTGGAATGCAACCTTTTCTGTCAATACAACAGGGGTTTTTAATGTTTCAAGAGCTGTGGCCAAGTCTATGATCGATCGAAGAAAAGGATCCATCATTACAGTTGGATCGAATGCTTCTTGCACACCTCGAACGTCAATGGCTGCGTACGCAGCTTCGAAGGCAGCCGCCGCAATGCTGACAAAATGTCTGGGGCTTGAACTTTCTCAGTACAATATTCGCTGCAATATCGTTTCGCCTGGGTCCACTGACACCGATATGCTGAAGCAATTGTGGAAAGATGAAAATGGTGCATCGGATTCCATTAATGGAGTCCTTGAAGATTATCGAGTAGGCATACCGCTTAGAAAATTAGCGAAACCGTCAGAAGTAGCTGAAGCCGTGATGTTTTTAGCTTCGGAACGGTCTTGGCATATCACAATGCAAAATCTCACAGTAGACGGTGGCGCCACTTTAGGAGTTTAA